In Gouania willdenowi chromosome 17, fGouWil2.1, whole genome shotgun sequence, one DNA window encodes the following:
- the LOC114479145 gene encoding serine/threonine-protein kinase PSK1-like gives MSLMLLVLCFLLCSFRPGISVTMFGCVRNVFKKCINRKNSNNNNNPSFLRRAFLSTKRKLRKFVQKFKKDKSKAAKRTCIPQQIPHQKDDEHHEEEIFSQDIISFPDLSSISSDSEFGWSRTITNQKTCTWATIPSFPSSSTGSNPTLSSAYVNDSVLEALEYSCHHPDAMKTTFHRNSAVLSSSKEFTSKYKEEELLGEGGYSQVYAGECRSTSTPVAIKHIPKKDVRFARVNCQGNVYHEILEVFLMEQAAGRLCDGSFENPAVIGLMDTFELETEVIIVMERPPDTVDGHDYMFKVKHVPEDQVKIIFKQIINAALLMHKNGVFHRDLKLENLLVDRNKGTPEVRVIDFGCGDFVENEPFREFNGTPDFAPPEVCRDETYRAEATTVWQIGVMLYMICTRNSFDTLKYMEQDNKVLGNVSKKCNDFLSRCLAFYPSQRPTLEDLLLHPWLELTGPHSNDPVLEVQEYCCHHPEAMKTTFHRNSVVLSSRKEFTSRYKEEELLGEGGFSQVYAGECRSTSTPVAIKHIQKEDVQFVKVNCQGNVYKEILEVFLMEQAAGRLCDGSFKNPAVIGLMDTFELETEVIIVMERLPDTVDMFDYLLEVRVPEDQAKIIIKQIINAALLMHKNGVFHRDLKLENLLVKRNKGTPEIRVIDFGCGDFVENEPFGKFDGAPAFAPPEHICGETYRAEATTVWQIGVMMYMIITNAGFDTSMFMIEMIEGDLVLDYVSNQCNDFLNQCLALDPNQRPTIEDLLLHPWLE, from the coding sequence ATGTCATTGATGCTACTGGTTCTTTGTTTCCTTTTATGTTCATTTAGACCTGGAATATCTGTCACCATGTTTGGATGTGTGAGGAACgttttcaaaaaatgtattaatagaaaaaatagtaataataataataatccatcatTTTTACGTAGGGCTTTTTTGAGCACTAAAAGAAAATTAAGGAAGTTTGTCCAAAAGTTCAAAAAGGACAAATCCAAAGCTGCGAAGAGGACATGCATCCCACAGCAGATACCACACCAGAAGGATGATGAGCACCACGAGGAAGAAATATTCAGTCAGGACATTATCTCGTTTCCAGACTTGTCAAGCATATCTTCAGACTCAGAGTTTGGTTGGAGTAGGACCATCACAAATCAAAAGACTTGTACCTGGGCAACGATACCGTCTTTTCCTTCATCTTCCACTGGTTCAAACCCAACTCTATCTTCAGCATACGTGAATGACTCTGTCCTTGAAGCCCTGGAATATTCTTGTCATCACCCTGATGCCATGAAAACAACATTCCACCGCAATTCAGCTGTCCTGAGCAGCAGCAAGGAGTTCACAAGCAAGTACAAAGAAGAGGAACTGCTCGGTGAAGGTGGATATTCACAGGTTTACGCTGGAGAATGTCGGTCCACTTCTACACCTGTGGCTATAAAACATATCCCCAAGAAAGACGTGCGGTTTGCGCGAGTGAACTGTCAGGGTAATGTTTATCATGAGATCTTGGAGGTGTTCCTCATGGAGCAGGCGGCCGGTCGTCTCTGCGATGGCAGCTTTGAAAACCCCGCCGTGATTGGCCTCATGGACACCTTTGAGCTGGAGACTGAGGTGATTATCGTCATGGAACGACCCCCGGACACAGTGGACGGGCATGATTACATGTTTAAAGTAAAACATGTGCCAGAGGACCAGGTCAAGATCATCTTTAAACAGATCATCAACGCCGCATtgctaatgcacaaaaatggcgTCTTCCACCGGGACTTGAAGCTGGAAAACCTCCTGGTTGATAGGAACAAAGGAACTCCTGAGGTCCGAGTCATCGACTTCGGCTGTGGGGATTTTGTGGAAAACGAGCCCTTCAGGGAATTCAATGGAACTCCAGACTTTGCACCACCAGAAGtttgtcgtgatgaaacttaCAGGGCCGAGGCTACGACGGTATGGCAAATCGGAGTCATGCTGTATATGATCTGTACCAGAAACAGTTTCGACACATTGAAGTACATGGAACAAGACAACAAGGTGCTGGGAAATGTATCGAAGAAATGCAATGACTTCTTGAGCCGGTGTCTGGCCTTTTACCCAAGTCAACGTCCAACCTTAGAGGATCTACTTTTACATCCCTGGCTGGAGTTAACTGGCCCCCACTCAAATGACCCTGTCCTTGAAGTGCAGGAATATTGTTGTCATCACCCTGAAGCCATGAAAACAACATTCCACCGCAATTCAGTTGTCCTGAGCAGCAGAAAAGAGTTCACAAGCAGGTACAAAGAAGAGGAACTGCTCGGTGAAGGTGGATTTTCTCAGGTTTACGCTGGAGAATGTCGGTCCACTTCTACACCTGTGGCCATTAAACATATCCAAAAGGAAGACGTGCAGTTTGTGAAAGTAAACTGTCAGGGTAATGTTTACAAAGAGATCTTGGAGGTGTTCCTCATGGAGCAGGCGGCCGGTCGTCTCTGCGACGGCAGCTTTAAAAACCCGGCCGTGATTGGCCTCATGGACACCTTTGAGCTGGAGACGGAGGTGATTATCGTCATGGAACGACTGCCGGACACAGTGGACATGTTCGATTACTTACTTGAAGTACGTGTACCAGAGGATCAGGCCAAGATCATCATCAAACAGATCATCAACGCCGCATtgctaatgcacaaaaatggcgTCTTCCACCGGGACTTGAAGCTGGAAAACCTCCTGGTTAAAAGGAACAAAGGAACTCCTGAGATCCGAGTCATCGACTTTGGCTGTGGGGATTTCGTAGAAAACGAGCCCTTCGGTAAGTTCGATGGAGCTCCAGCATTTGCACCACCAGAACATATTTGTGGGGAAACTTACAGGGCCGAGGCTACGACGGTATGGCAAATCGGAGTCATGATGTATATGATCATTACCAACGCTGGTTTCGATACATCTATgtttatgatagaaatgatagAAGGCGACCTGGTGTTGGACTATGTATCGAATCAATGCAATGACTTTTTGAACCAGTGTCTGGCCTTGGACCCAAACCAACGTCCAACCATAGAGGATCTTCTTCTGCATCCCTGGCTGGAGTGA